In Tubulanus polymorphus chromosome 2, tnTubPoly1.2, whole genome shotgun sequence, a single window of DNA contains:
- the LOC141898229 gene encoding axotactin-like yields MLVGYYPDKLLKTIPLVGFLVLAVLIHSEPINGFTFLGGNNTYIQYYPEWSEYDVQVVSFRFRTWKANAVLLHHSLRDTMNTPIPQYFMHVSLRGGELQILHAFQQYEDALRVGKGLNKDEWHEVLISKDPQSGNLSVFLDGVHVSKILSAYVRGGALNILTNKPVVSQALMGGFDDFDPNVVYNVSERPRPLLTTKTLVGCLDNIKFGMNIESIQVIPYRSKKGVQSGCISQCRHNPCLAGGQCINEYTRFFCDCLGTDREGNRCEKAGATTITLQGYDWISYDIYASHEQAHSPQTRITMQFRTRHPNGVLFYAGDSYPIHNHIALSIQDGQVHVSVAFADKEVSTKMGMNVDNNQWHNLTIVHNDKTVDAILDDKRNRMISTGRYRHLYLNPIIYIGGGDRLRKPHPEPDGYLNEKIATGLKTRLNFVGCLRNIYFNHQSVLEELILRRKMAQYHGKAIKRYCSTPDEISASFTQQGAIMTLPTAMLHGLIVEFQFRTIRRNGLLLMSKIIGNRRHHGYVEIVLSKGRILVQVVPYKTDGIISQTVSSSKNVSDNKWHRVKLDFSSVHLAVEVDYTPERRNLNDFILLETEGEFYLGSDPDGNKTSFVGCIRGIKLDGKLLEMREIVHTSVKDVILDNCNLRDYCEHSSQCQHGSTCLSDWYEIHCDCGDTGYEGTACHFSKYMKSCEEYYLSGMRTSSIRRIDLDGNGPLKPSYVQCEMGVTRGKFGSYAMTSVDHNLYKRTTVRSPKLPNIKKIIDYRDMDLEMLNMLSNSSKGCEQNITYKCWKAPIRLGHMTWMVSASGNMYSALGAKNNGQCGCHSNYSCVHGHTCSCDAGYRKWMTDFGTFKDKSQVPVTEMIFIQDGPGVADVTLGPLKCYGTSKNDKNEVAFGKDSTFLVIPGWSRGDLSFWFRTTKTHCTLVKQRQGKDDLTIKVFNETTVLFNFTTSAKRHQIFLKSHQSLNDEVWHQVALQYDQFQLRAVFGLQSELRDLVKDEKMVKYKTKMTLGGSREDPSFEGCFRTFEYNGVEAPLSEYVTINSTGVGKGCYPWCKPNPCKYGGRCVEYWNSFKCICAKPASHYGEKCETNIDQDMVTFLKQGAYLAYEFDQMYNKLIQKDITISFRTYHKNGLLFYAHDELNNFMQLTIIRGTTLRYTYNVGIRIHEKNIPIMGLDDGTWKQLVITQHWDWLDIYANSYRLEMGVRRLRLIAYSSKPFIHEETVIPPRTSEPFKPGFRVYLGGVPKTYLTSIPQFIGCIRGFKLGSQVFNLSSKAHPKNGTHPTCVSGCDFKPCKHGSVCTEKWLGRYQCNCTGTSYIGKLCDAVKVFRETAALFDGYSTVSLNLPRTGANDLGESMKFAFSSETSGYMEPYLVVVEGSGHGRAKTYLALYIDSYGGISAKIFLGAGNFYRLSVKGSFNDGHRHKVSYSRVKNWITFTVDDKEEKKQLLSGPFLLTAKKLFIGGYRLTSENMYGILKSSHSNYTGCISNFQYWEGDTNLPALEPLRQLFAEDGPPSNIRVIGNVQKGQCAKFAVTIPYIPTTVSPLYGIERYTFPPWPFRPADTVEYIVDNRIAPVMESDNTPSIAMIIAAVLIVIMILIATIIALLLRSIHRNRKKKEEQKQKEYEKLELFDRPDFTKPPPTLMRSRSNFSGSKENEIEDRLLADTDYLRENGMLSNLGDITLRPSMLKLPPSTPMSSSIITQSSVSHIASMEDLTDIELELMDDETSPSAPRRHIVPVDHHADHYMEEPYLPLVQNSPQRQAKLRKKRSPSSISEVLAEMEKLNRDLPNLEEDDNKLWMTPNVSRQRNNTENTEKSEDLEWDPHVDSTPLIPMSNEERGRNTGTEYGSMDLSNDNNEEILASADPRAFQNNSDEIEAGERADDNKRPGSASTSSSSGIYCSNKGSDYEMLDRDTDPEHHHHHHHHHHHNHPPHHHHHNHHPRQPTEDSGNDQNRNNEADIAQCADENTAQPTTTHHRHRDPRIYDILNNPHIYETML; encoded by the exons ATGCTG gTCGGTTATTACCCGGATAAACTATTGAAAACGATTCCGTTGGTTGGATTCCTCGTGCTCGCCGTTTTGATCCACTCGGAGCCGATCAATGGCTTCACGTTTTTAGGCGGCAACAACACGTACATCCAGTACTATCCGGAATGGAGCGAATACGACGTGCAGGTCGTGTCGTTTCGATTCCGTACGTGGAAAGCGAACGCcgttctgttacatcacagttTACGCGACACGATGAACACGCCGATACCGCAGTACTTCATGCACGTCAGTTTACGCGGCGGAGAATTACAGATTCTGCACGCGTTCCAACAGTACGAAGACGCACTCAGAGTAGGAAAAG gTTTGAATAAGGATGAATGGCACGAGGTACTTATCTCGAAGGATCCTCAAAGCGGTAACCTATCCGTTTTTCTGGACGGCGTACACGTGTCGAAGATTCTGAGTGCCTACGTACGTGGTGGTGCGTTAAACATACTGACCAATAAACCAGTCGTTTCTCAAGCCTTGATGGGTGGCTTTGACG ATTTTGATCCAAACGTTGTCTACAATG tatCCGAACGCCCGAGGCCTCTTCTCACGACGAAAACGCTAGTCGGTTGTCTTGACAACATCAAATTCGGAATGAATATCGAATCTATTCAGGTTATACCATATCGTTCGAAAAAAG GGGTTCAGTCTGGGTGTATAAGTCAATGTCGTCATAATCCTTGTCTAGCCGGAGGTCAGTGCATTAATGAATACACTCGATTCTTCTGCGATTGTTTGGGTACGGACAGAGAAGGAAACCGCTGCGAAAAAGCTG GAGCGACGACTATAACTCTGCAAGGTTATGATTGGATATCGTACGATATTTACGCCTCGCACGAACAAGCTCATTCTCCGCAGACGAGAATCACGATGCAGTTCCGCACGCGACATCCGAACGGAGTCCTATTCTACGCCGGCGACTCTTATCCCATACACAACCATATCGCGTTATCGATTCAGGACGGTCAGGTGCACGTTTCCGTCGCGTTCGCTGATAAAGAAGTTTCGACCAAAATGGGGATGAATGTCGATAATAATCA ATGGCATAATTTGACCATAGTTCACAATGATAAGACTGTCGATGCTATATTGGATGATAAGAGAAATCGTATGATCTCCACCGGACGTTACAGACACCTTTATTTAAACCCAATCATTTACATCGGTGGTGGAGACCGACTACGCAAACCTCATCCAGAGCCAG ATGGATATTTAAATGAGAAGATTGCAA CAGGCCTCAAAACTCGTCTGAATTTCGTCGGCTGCCTGAGAAATATTTACTTCAATCATCAGTCTGTACTAGAAGAATTGATTCTGCGTCGAAAAATGGCTCAATATCACGGAAAAGCAATAAAAAGATACTGCTCTACCCCTGATGAAATATCGGCATCATTCACTCAACAAGGGGCGATAATGACCTTACCAACAGCAATGCTTCACGGCCTGATAGTGGAATTTCAGTTTCGTACCATTCGACGGAACGGTCTTCTTCTTATGTCTAAGATAATCGGAAATCGCAGACATCACGGATATGTTGAG attGTTTTATCGAAAGGACGTATTTTGGTACAGGTTGTGCCTTATAAAACGGACGGAATCATCAGTCAAACGGTTTCTAGTTCTAAGAATGTTTCAGATAACAAATGGCACCGAGTTAAACTGGATTTCTCATCAGT ACACTTAGCTGTGGAAGTCGACTACACTCCAGAACGTCGAAATCTAAACGATTTCATTCTACTTGAAACTGAAGGCGAATTCTATCTCGGGTCAGACCCAGATGGAAATAAAA CATCATTTGTTGGTTGTATTCGTGGCATCAAACTTGATGGAAAACTGTTAGAAATGCGTGAGATTGTGCATACATCAGTAAAAGATGTGATATTAGATAATTGTAACTTGCGGGATTATTGTGAACATTCTAGTCAATGTCAACACGGTTCGACTTGTTTATCAGACTGGTATGAAATACATTGTGACTGCGGTGATACTGGTTATGAAGGAACAGCTTGTCACTTTT CAAAATACATGAAATCTTGCGAGGAGTATTACTTGTCGGGTATGAGAACGAGTAGTATCAGGCGAATAGATTTGGATGGAAATGGTCCACTTAAACCAAGCTATGTGCAATGCGAGATGGGTGTGACAAGAGGGAAATTTGGATCGTACGCAATGACATCCGTGGATCATAATCTTTATAAACGTACCACAGTCCGCAGTCCAAAATTACCTAACATTAAGAAAATTATAGATTACAG GGATATGGATTTGGAGATGTTGAATATGTTATCGAATTCGTCAAAAGGCTGTGAGCAAAATATAACGTACAAATGCTGGAAAGCACCAATCAG GCTTGGTCATATGACGTGGATGGTATCGGCTTCTGGTAACATGTACAGCGCACTCGGTGCTAAGAATAATGGACAGTGTGGCTGTCATAGTAACTACAGCTGTGTGCATGGTCATACTTGCAGTTGTGATGCGG GTTATAGAAAGTGGATGACCGATTTTGGTACGTTTAAAGACAAGTCCCAAGTTCCAGTGAcagaaatgattttcatacagGACGGGCCTGGTGTTGCTGATGTTACATTGGGTCCTTTAAAGTGTTATGGAACTT cgaaaaatgacaaaaatgaaGTGGCTTTCGGAAAAGATTCTACTTTTCTGGTAATTCCTGGTTGGTCGAGAGGTGATCTGTCTTTCTGGTTTCGCACAACTAAAACGCACTGTACCTTAGTCAAACAAAGACAAGGAAAAGATGATTTAACTATCAAAGTCTTCAATG AAACTACCGTATTGTTTAACTTCACCACGTCTGCTAAGAGACACCAAATCTTCCTAAAATCTCATCAGTCTTTGAATGATGAAGTTTGGCATCAGGTGGCGTTGCAGTATGATCAGTTCCAGCTACGCGCTGTATTTGGTTTACAATCGGAACTGCGAGATCTAGTCAAAGATGAGAAGATGGTCAAATATAAAACGAAGATGACTTTAGGTGGATCTAGGGA agATCCAAGTTTTGAGGGTTGTTTTAGAACGTTTGAGTATAATGGTGTAGAAGCGCCATTATCTGAATATGTTACAATAAA tTCCACTGGTGTTGGTAAAGGTTGTTATCCGTGGTGTAAACCAAACCCTTGTAAATATGGAGGACGTTGTGTCGAATATTGGAACTCGTTCAAATGTATATGTGCCAAACCAGCTTCACATTATGgtgaaaaatgtgaaacaa ATATTGACCAAGATATGGTGACATTCTTAAAGCAAGGAGCATATCTGGCTTATGAGTTTGATCAGATGTATAACAAACTGATTCAGAAAGATATCACGATCAGCTTCCGAACATATCATAAAAACGGTCTTCTATTTTATGCCCATGACGAATTAAACAATTTCATGCAGTTGACAATAATTCGAGGGACGACACTGCGGTATACGTATAATGTGGGAATACGAATTCATGAAAAGAACATTCCTATCATGG GTTTAGATGACGGGACCTGGAAGCAGCTCGTGATAACCCAGCACTGGGATTGGTTAGATATATACGCGAATAGTTATCGATTAGAAATGGGAGTTAGAAGACTGAGATTAATCGCTTACTCCAGTAAACCATTCATACATGAAG AAACGGTGATTCCACCGAGGACATCAGAGCCGTTTAAACCCGGGTTTCGCGTCTATCTGGGTGGAGTCCCGAAGACATATTTAACGAGTATTCCTCAGTTTATCGGATGTATCCGAGGTTTTAAACTCGGCAGTCAAGTATTTAACCTATCATCGAAAGCACACCCAAAGAATG GGACACATCCTACCTGTGTATCGGGTTGTGATTTTAAACCGTGTAAACACGGGTCAGTGTGCACGGAGAAATGGTTAGGACGTTATCAGTGTAACTGTACAGGCACTAGTTATATTGGCAAATTATGTGATGCTG TTAAGGTCTTCCGAG aAACTGCTGCGTTGTTTGATGGATATTCAACTGTTTCATTAAATCTTCCACGAACCGGTGCTAATGATTTGGGAGAGTCAATGAAGTTTGCTTTCTCTTCGGAAACATCAGGCTACATGGAGCCTTATCTCGTGGTTGTGGAAGGTTCAGGTCATGG GCGAGCGAAAACGTATTTAGCTTTATACATTGATAGTTATGGTGGTATTTCTGCAAAAATATTTCTTGGAGCTGGAAACTTCT ATAGATTGAGTGTAAAAGGCTCGTTCAATGATGGACACAGACATAAAGTGTCGTACAGCAGAGTTAAAAATTGGATTACATTTACT GTTGATGATAAGGAAGAGAAAAAACAGTTGTTATCAGGTCCGTTTCTTCTAACGGCTAAAAAGTTATTTATTGGTGGTTATCGCCTCACTTCTGAGAATATGTACGGCATTTTGAAATCATCCCATTCAAACTACACTGGCTGTATATCAA ATTTCCAGTATTGGGAAGGCGATACGAACTTACCAGCTTTAGAACCACTTCGTCAGTTATTCGCTGAAGATGGTCCGCCATCAAACATTCGAGTCATCGGTAATGTTCAGAAAGGTCAATGCGCCAAGTTCGCCGTAACCATACCATATATTCCAACCACTGTATCTCCTTTATATGGAATTGAG AGATATACATTCCCACCCTGGCCATTTAGACCGGCTGATACCGTAGAATATATAGTAGATAATAGAATAGCACCCGTTATGGAGTCTGATAACACACCGTCCATTGCTATGA TAATAGCTGCTGTGTTGATAGTGATAATGATTCTGATAGCGACGATCATCGCGTTATTATTACGAAGTATTCATCGTAATCGAAAGAAAAAAGAGGAACAAAAACAGAAAGAGTACGAAAAACTGGAGCTGTTCGATCGACCGGATTTCACGAAACCGCCACCGACGTTGATGAGATCGCGGTCGAACTTCAGCGGCAGCAAAGAAAACGAAATTGAAGATAGATTATTAGCAGATACGGATTATCTGCGTGAGAACGGAATGTTGAGTAATTTGGGTGATATTACGTTAAGACCGTCGATGTTGAAATTACCACCTTCTACGCCGATGTCAAGCAGTATTATAACTCAGAGTAGTGTTAGTCATATAGCCAGTATGGAGGATCTCACTGATATCGAATTAGAAT TGATGGACGATGAAAcat CTCCTTCTGCCCCTCGACGCCACATAGTTCCAGTCGATCACCATGCTGATCACTACATGGAAGAGCCATACTTG CCTTTGGTCCAGAATTCTCCTCAACGACAAGCGAAACTTAGAAAGAAACGATCGCCATCCTCGATCTCAGAAGTGTTAGCAGAGAtggagaaattaaatcgaGATTTACCAA atCTTGAAGAGGATGATAATAAATTATGGATGACACCTAATGTTTCGCGGCAAAGAAACAATACTGAAAACACTGAAAAATCAGAAGATCTGGAATGGGATCCGCATGTTGACAGTACTCCACTTATACCT ATGTCTAATGAAGAGAGAGGACGTAATACTGGTACAGAGTACGGTTCAATGGATTTatctaatgataataatgaagaAATCTTGGCTTCAGCAGATCCACGTGCATTCCAG AATAATTCTGATGAGATCGAGGCTGGCGAACGAGCAGATGATAATAAACGCCCGGGAAGCGCTTCAACTTCGAGCAGTTCGGGAATATATTGTAGTAATAAAGGCTCGGACTACGAGATGCTGGATAGAGATACAGATCCTGaacatcatcaccatcatcatcaccaccaTCACCATAATCATcctcctcatcatcatcatcataatcatcatcctCGGCAACCGACTGAAGATTCCGGGAATGATCAAAATCGCAATAATGAAGCGGACATTGCGCAATGCGCTGATGAGAACACGGCACAACCGACAACGACCCATCATCGTCATAGAGACCCACGCATTTACGATATTTTAAATAATCCACATATTTATGAAACGATGCTATAG